The Rhizobium leguminosarum DNA segment ACGCCAAGACCTACGCGCTGCTGGCCAAGAACCTCGTGCAGCTCGGCTTCAAGGCCGATGCCGCGAAAGCCTATGGCCTGGCCGGCAACTGCGAAGGACCGAACGCCTACGAATATCACAAACAGGCTGCCAAGCTACACTATGAGACCGGCAACGAGGACGACGCGCTGCTGATCGCCATGCGAAACCTCGCCAAAGCGCAGGAAGATGCCGAACTCGCCTTCATCATCACCGCGATCTATCTGAAGCGCCAGCAGCGCGATATCATCCGTCCGTTCAAGACGGTGCTGTCGGAAAGCATGAATCCCGACCACATGCGTCTGGCGGCCCTGCTGCTCAGCGACGATCTCAACGATGCAACCAACCAGAAGCTGGCGCGCAACCTCTTCAAGCGTTTTCCAGGCAATCACGCCTTCCGCTTTCTCCACCTTGTTTTCGCCCGCGAATTCAACGAATTCGAAGAGGCAGCCAAGCATCAGGCAGTGATCGACACCGCCCTTGCAAAGGGCGATATCGAGATCCTGCGCAAGGACAACCCGTTCTATCACCTACACTGGTGCGGCAACGAGGACTTCAACCGCTATGCGACGATCGGCACCACGCCGCTCAACCACGAACGGGTGACCTTCCGCCGCAACCAGCCGCACATCTGGTCGGACAAGATCCGCATCGGCTACATGTCGTCGGACTTCTGGGATCGCCATGCGACGATGAAGCTGCTGCAGCGCATCCTCGAACTGCACGACAAGGAGCGGTTCGAGGTGACGCTTTTCTGCCATACGGGCCCGGAATACCTGAAGCATAACGATACCGATCGCAGCCGCTGGGGCCGGATCGTCACCGTTCACGGCTTCTCCGACCAGGCGGTGCTGGCAGTCGTGCGCGAGCATAATATCGACATCATGGTCGACCTGAAGGGTCATACGTCAGGTAGCCGCGCGACTGCTTTCAACCTGCCGCTGGCACCGGTACATGTCGGCTGGCTT contains these protein-coding regions:
- a CDS encoding glycosyl transferase, which translates into the protein MNSKVSFSAASRDYQAGRYTQSLTTLNQLMDIQQDAKTYALLAKNLVQLGFKADAAKAYGLAGNCEGPNAYEYHKQAAKLHYETGNEDDALLIAMRNLAKAQEDAELAFIITAIYLKRQQRDIIRPFKTVLSESMNPDHMRLAALLLSDDLNDATNQKLARNLFKRFPGNHAFRFLHLVFAREFNEFEEAAKHQAVIDTALAKGDIEILRKDNPFYHLHWCGNEDFNRYATIGTTPLNHERVTFRRNQPHIWSDKIRIGYMSSDFWDRHATMKLLQRILELHDKERFEVTLFCHTGPEYLKHNDTDRSRWGRIVTVHGFSDQAVLAVVREHNIDIMVDLKGHTSGSRATAFNLPLAPVHVGWLGFPGSTVNIDLDYVIGDHSVLPEVAKPFYHEKFCRLPESYQPNDPMHRPKPRPVTREQLGLPEEAFIFASFNGNRKITPETIDSWCRILKRAPNSVLWLMANTPRNQANLLKQFQTAGISPKRIIFCPRAPYEQHIDRQQAADLGIDTFPVNGHTTTSEQLWGGLPVLTVKGTNFASRVSESLLRAIDLPDLVASDLQAYEDLAVELAQNPGRIAEYKAHLKEKRYIAPLFDAERFCNHLEQAYEIMAERAKQRLVPEHMDIAALPPRTAPFAAE